A region from the Corylus avellana chromosome ca7, CavTom2PMs-1.0 genome encodes:
- the LOC132186192 gene encoding auxin response factor 18, whose translation MAHLEGGPRSSSISHAEPGFGGDDLYAELWKLCAGPLVDVPRPGERVFYFPQGHMEQLEASTNQELNQQIPLFNLSSKILCRVHNVRLLAEQETDEVYAQITLQPELDRSEPTSPDGYSPELPRQTVHSFCKILTASDTSTHGGFSVLRKHATECLPPLDMTQATPTQELVAKDLHGFEWKFKHIFRGQPRRHLLTTGWSNFVTSKRLVAGDAFVFLRGDNGELRVGVRRLARQQISMPSSVISSQSMHLGVLATASHAVMTQTLFVVYYKPRTSQFIIGVNKYVEAVNNGFSVGMRFKMRFEGEDSPERRFTGTIVGVGDISPEWSKSKWRSLKVQWDEPSTIQRPDRVSPWEIDPFVASASLNLSQPAVKSKRPRPVDIPSSEITTASPFWYHGSNQSHELTQLSSAAEVQSHETCGGVWPTRPKDINTNGSRVRAEGMWPASPHMNVSLDLFSDSAEDDKTVTAQSTLSDYISPVSSRLRNGLIHDHVEKGTKSEATLGCRLFGIDLLPKNSKTNAPPDREPEIMMPIGKGPSPTAASESDRVNNLDASKSSKEQKQITPDASMRETHSKQGSSLSMRTRTKVQMQGVAVGRAVDLTVLKGYNDLIDELEKMFEIRGELRPQNKWAVVFTDDENDMMLVGDDPWLEFCKMVRKIYIYSSEEVKTMSTICKLTSSSLEGEGTTILSSDSGA comes from the exons ATGGCGCATCTGGAAGGTGGCCCGAGGAGCTCGTCGATTTCTCATGCGGAACCGG GATTTGGAGGTGATGATCTGTACGCCGAACTGTGGAAGCTATGTGCAGGGCCTTTGGTGGATGTGCCACGCCCTGGGGAGAGGGTCTTCTACTTCCCTCAGGGTCACATGGAACAA TTGGAAGCATCAACAAATCAGGAGCTGAATCAGCAAATCCCTCTGTTTAATCTTTCTTCTAAGATCCTTTGTCGTGTTCATAACGTTCGATTACTG GCGGAGCAAGAAACAGATGAGGTTTATGCACAGATCACTTTGCAGCCGGAACTAGAT CGAAGTGAGCCTACTAGTCCTGATGGGTACTCACCTGAGCTTCCGAGGCAAACGGTGCATTCATTTTGCAAGATTTTGACTGCTTCTGACACAAGCACTCATGGAGGGTTCTCAGTTCTTCGAAAGCATGCCACTGAATGCCTGCCTCCGTTG GATATGACCCAAGCAACACCAACTCAGGAGTTGGTTGCCAAAGATCTTCATGGGTTTGAGTGGAAGTTTAAGCATATATTTAGAG GCCAACCACGGAGGCATTTGCTTACGACGGGATGGAGTAACTTCGTCACTTCTAAGAGATTGGTTGCAGGAGACGCCTTTGTGTTTTTAAG GGGTGATAATGGGGAATTGCGAGTAGGTGTACGGCGTCTTGCCCGCCAGCAGATTTCCATGCCTTCATCTGTGATATCCAGCCAGAGCATGCATCTTGGAGTGCTTGCCACTGCTTCTCATGCTGTTATGACCCAAACCCTTTTTGTGGTTTATTACAAGCCAAG GACTAGCCAGTTCATTATCGGTGTAAACAAATATGTGGAGGCTGTTAATAATGGGTTTTCAGTTGGCATGCGCTTCAAGATGAGATTTGAGGGAGAAGACTCTCCCGAAAGAAG ATTCACAGGCACCATAGTTGGGGTCGGGGATATATCTCCAGAGTGGTCAAAGTCTAAATGGCGATCATTGAag GTTCAATGGGATGAACCATCAACGATTCAAAGACCAGATAGGGTTTCCCCCTGGGAGATAGATCCTTTTGTTGCTTCTGCTTCCTTGAACCTTTCTCAACCAGCTGTTAAAAGCAAGAGGCCCCGACCTGTTGATATTCCATCTTCTG AGATCACCACGGCGTCACCTTTTTGGTATCATGGATCAAACCAGTCCCACGAGTTAACTCAATTGAGTAGTGCTGCTGAAGTCCAAAGCCATGAAACCTGTGGTGGTGTCTGGCCTACTAGGCCTAAGGACATCAATACCAATGGCTCAAGGGTGAGAGCAGAAGGCATGTGGCCCGCTTCTCCACATATGAATGTCTCTCTAGATCTTTTCTCAGATTCAGCAGAGGATGACAAAACTGTAACAGCACAGTCTACACTTTCTGATTACATCTCTCCAGTTTCATCAAGACTAAGGAATGGTCTGATACATGACCATGTGGAAAAAGGGACAAAATCTGAGGCTACTCTCGGCTGCCGGTTATTCGGAATTGATTTGTTGCCAAAAAACTCTAAGACCAATGCTCCTCCAGACAGGGAACCAGAAATAATGATGCCCATTGGTAAAGGACCAAGTCCGACTGCAGCATCTGAATCTGATAGGGTGAATAATCTGGATGCTTCAAAGTCCTCAAAGGAACAGAAGCAAATTACCCCAGATGCATCAATGCGGGAGACACACAGCAAGCAGGGCTCCAGTCTTTCCATGAGAACTCGTACTAAG GTGCAAATGCAAGGGGTTGCTGTTGGACGAGCCGTCGACTTGACTGTCTTGAAAGGGTACAATGATCTAATAGATGAACTGGAGAAAATGTTTGAGATTAGAGGGGAGCTTCGTCCACAGAACAAATGGGCAGTTGTGTTTACTGACGATGAAAACGACATGATGCTCGTGGGCGATGATCCATGGCT GGAGTTCTGTAAGATGGTGAGGAAGATCTACATATATTCAAGTGAGGAAGTGAAGACGATGAGTACAATATGTAAGCTTACCAGTTCGTCGTTAGAAGGTGAAGGAACTACTATTCTTAGCTCAGACTCTGGAGCCTAG
- the LOC132186198 gene encoding uncharacterized protein At4g00950 codes for MGSAAEPAGSLTPKLPLFSVPLMQSTEPSGMLTPPFHSSAAVPFRWEEEPGKPRPCTALANISDFATKCLELPPRLLSETKLPSPTTVLEGPYAGTRSKFQSSSFRLSRECYGSFSHERAQLGVPAPLSKRGWLGSWGRRAFKSKKEVGGFSHVFPSSLDKESDCGSTAGESNSKKGKMTRIRRAGSLPNLSHARSHFWATIYEGLKQVVPWGNKKLKKDRVVI; via the exons atGGGAAGCGCGGCAGAGCCGGCGGGAAGCTTGACGCCAAAGCTACCGCTCTTCTCAGTCCCACTGATGCAGTCAACAGAGCCTTCTGGCATGCTAACCCCGCCATTCCACAGCTCAGCCGCAGTCCCATTTCGCTGGGAAGAAGAGCCGGGGAAGCCCAGGCCCTGCACCGCTCTAGCCAACATCAGTGACTTCGCTACAAAGTGCTTGGAACTCCCTCCTCGGCTGCTGTCGGAGACAAAACTGCCTTCCCCCACCACTGTCTTGGAGGGCCCATATGCGGGCACCAGGTCTAAATTTCAGTCCTCTTCGTTTAGACTTAGCAGGGAGTGCTATGGATCTTTCAGTCACGAGAGAGCCCAGCTTGGGGTGCCTGCGCCTCTCAGCAAGAGGGGTTGGCTTGGCTCTTGGGGCAGGAGggctttcaaaagcaaaaaagaggTTGGAGGGTTTAGCCATGTCTTCCCATCTTCCCTGGATAAAGAGAGTGATTGTGGTAGTACCGCCGGAGAGAGCAACAGTAAAAAGGGGAAGATGACAAGGATTAGAAGGGCAGGGAGCTTACCTAATCTCTCCCACGCCAGGTCTCATTTCTGG GCGACTATATACGAGGGCTTGAAGCAGGTGGTTCCATGGGGGAATAAGAAGCTGAAGAAAGATAGGGTTGTGATATAG